The Opisthocomus hoazin isolate bOpiHoa1 chromosome 18, bOpiHoa1.hap1, whole genome shotgun sequence region CACTCCTCGCTCACCAGGAGGGTGCTCtcgtgccggccggctgccggggAGGGACCCTGAGGGGGTCGTAATCCCGAGGCAGGTCCGGATCCTTCTTCTCAGCCTCAGGCTCCTTTTTGGGCTTTTCGGCGGGTGCCTCGAGGGGAGCGATGATGCCCGAAGCAATCCTCGTCCTCAGCTCCTCGGTGTTCTTGTACACCCTGCGGGGAGGAGGTGAGGTGGGTGGGCTGGGCAGGCCACGGCGCCCGGGTgcaagtactgtgtccagtgctgggctccccagttcaagaaagatgaagagctactggagagagtccagcggagggctacgaggatgaggaggggactggagcatctcccctacgaggagaggttgagggaactgggcttgttcagcctgaagaagagaaggctgcgaggtgaccttataaatgcctacaaatatctgaagggtgggggtcaggaggatggggccaagctctttccagtggtgcccagtgacaggacaaggggcaatgggcacaaactggagcagaggaagctccagctgaacccgaggaagaacttcttccctctgagggtgacggagccctggcccaggctgcccagggaggctgtggagtctccttctctggagatattcaagacccacctggacaaggtcctgtgcagcctgctgtaggtgaccctgcttcggcagaggggttggactgggtgacccacagaggtcccttccaacccctactattctgtgattctgtgattctgtgaggtgctGGACAGGCCGGGAGACGGGTGGCGAGGGAACGCACGTGCCCAAAGCACCCCTGGCACGAAGCGTGTCCCCGGCCGGCAGCACGGAGAGGACAGACAGGGCTAACAGCACCCAGTGCCACCAAAACCCCGTTTGAGAGGGAAGAGGTGCCACCCAGACCAGGGGACACCCTTGTGCTGCGGCCACGACCCGACCAGTTCTGCACTGGAGCAAACCCTGGCTCGTGGCACCGGCCTTTCGCACGGCCGCAGGGTGTCTGGGCCACGGCACCACTGGGCAGCGTccacccagcacagccaggcCGGCAGCGCTCTGGAAATACAAGCACCGGGCTGGCCCAGCCCGTGCCCAGGCGGGGTGGCTCTCCCCGGGGCTCCGACCCAGGGTCCCCCACCCCCTAAACCCCCCTCGCCAGCCAGCGGTGCAGGGGAGGGGGCTCTGGCTCTGTTTCTGGCCTGCGCTGGGTTTGTTCTGGGGAGCAGAGTCCTCCAGGCTCCTCTGAACCCGGTCGCTGCCCCCACGGCCTCCCTCCCCACGCCGGCGGGACGCTTTCTCCCGCAGAAAATGCCAGGAAACGGAGGTTACTTGTGGAAATCATCCAGGTGCTCTGCGTTGATGTAGTCGGCCACCGCCAAGGTCACATCTGCCACCCTCTGAGAACTGCGATCCTGGCAAAAGAGAGGTGAAACACGGACTCAGCGGCCcggcagagctgggaaggagggaaggagcggGCACAACCACGGCCAGGGACTCGGGAGACAAGGAACGGGCTCGGCCGCTTCCTGCCACGTCCCTGCGCTGTGCCCGAATCCCCAGGAGCAAAGCAACTCCAGCGTGCGGCAAGGCGCTCTCTGCCCACTCCCCCAGTCCGGGCTGCAAAGGGTGAAAGATGGAGCAgaaccaccctgggcagctgctTCTGGGGGCAGGAGATGAGATCTGGAGGCAGATTCCAAGCTGGGAAAGGGACACAAAAGGGGCAGCTCCTGGGCCAGAGCGCGCAAGGCAAACCGCACCGCTGCCCCAACGCAGCCGGTGTCCGGCCAGCTCCGCGCTGGGCCACatctgctgctgcgcgggcaggtcggcagcccctgccacccccgggCTCTGCTGCACCCCGAGGGACAAACACCGCTGCCAGGCAGAGCACACAACGGCAAAAATTTAAGAAATGGGCCTGGCTGCTCTTGGCACGTCTTGGGCGGCAGCAGCCACTGCTCCCGGAGGACCCCAAACccgcggggagcagcgcgggtgctcacagaatcacagaatcacagaatagtaggggttggaagggacctctgtgggtcatctagtccaacccccccgccgaagcagggtcacctacagcaggctgcacaggaccttgtccaggcgggtcttgaatatctccagagaaggagactccacaacctccctgggcagcctgttccagggctccgtcaccctcagagggaagaagttcttcctcatgttcagctggagcttcctgtgcctcagtttgtgcccattaccccttgtcctgtcgctgggcaccactgaaaagagcttggccccatcctcctgacacccaccctgcagatatttgtaggcatttataaggtcccctcgcagccttctctttttcaggctgaacaagcccagctccctcaacctctcctcgtagtggagatgctccagtcccctcaccatcctcgtagccctccgctggactctctccagtagctcttcatccttcttgaactggggagcccagaactggacacagtactccagatgaggcctcaccagggcagtgtagaggggaaggagaacctcccttgtcctgctggccacactcttcttgatgcaccccaggatcccattggccttcttggcagccagggcacactgctggctcatagttaacctgtcgtcccccagcactcccagtccctctccgcagagctgctctccagcaggtccaccccaagcctgtactggtgtatgaggttgttcctccccaggttcaggaccctgcccttgcccttgttgaacctcatcaggttcctctctgcccagctctccagcctatccaggtcacgctgaatggcagcacagccttccggtgtatctaccacacctcccagtttggtgtcgtcagcaaactcaCCATGACGTTGAGGATCATGCTCTCTTCCACCATGatggccttcagcagcagctcacGGGCGTCGTCCGCGGACTTGTAGCGCAGCGTGTACACCTCCTTGTTGGCTTCCCAGCCGGCGGGCAGCAGCTCCGACTTCCTCTCGTCGGGCCCTGGCTGCAAGAGGACAGACGCGCTGCCGGGACCGTGCCCACCAGCACCgctcgctgcggggccggggggaacGGTCTTGGCTGCACGGAGAAATCCGGGAGGGGATCAAGCTCTCCGGGAGGGGGTCAAGGTCTGCAGAAGGGGATCAGGGTCTTTGGGAGGGGGTCAAGCTCTCTGGGAGGGGGTCAAGCTCTCCAGGAGGGGGTCAAGGTCTGCAGAAGGGGATCAGGGTCTTTGGGAGGGGGTCAAGCTCTCTGGGAGGGGGTCAAGCTCTCCAGGAGGGGGTCAAGGGCTGCAGAAGGGGATCAGGGTCTTTGGGAGGGGGTCAAGCTCTCTGGGAGGGGGTCAAGCTCTCCAGGAGGGGGTCAAGGGCTGCAGAAGGGGATCAGGGTCTTTGGGAGGGGGTCAAGCTCTCTGGGAGGGGGTCAAGCTCTCCAGGAGGGGGTCAAGGTCTGCAGAAGGGGATCAGGGTCTTTGGGAGGGGGTCAAGCTCTCTGGGAGGGGGTCAAGCTCTCCAGGAGGGGGTCAAGGTCTGCAGAAGGGGATCAGGGTCTTTGGGAGGGGGTCAAGCTCTCTGGGAGGGGGTCAAGCTCTCCAGGAGGGGGTCAAGGTC contains the following coding sequences:
- the PSMF1 gene encoding proteasome inhibitor PI31 subunit isoform X2, encoding MAGLEPLYAWARAAISRPQDALLCGLHWELVRHGYGCLGAGERPGPDERKSELLPAGWEANKEVYTLRYKSADDARELLLKAIMVEESMILNVMDRSSQRVADVTLAVADYINAEHLDDFHKVYKNTEELRTRIASGIIAPLEAPAEKPKKEPEAEKKDPDLPRDYDPLRVPPRQPAGTRAPSWPSPLSPFAVGGEDLDPFGGRSGGMIVDPLRSGCPQPGIDPSSGIPGRLPPGAVPPGARFDPFGPLGAGRSGPDPDHLPPPGYDDMFM